Proteins encoded together in one Leptidea sinapis chromosome 43, ilLepSina1.1, whole genome shotgun sequence window:
- the LOC126977061 gene encoding cystinosin homolog isoform X3 translates to MMESGGRNQIARCTKMASSVSMCRSVAGGKSSHNLNHFTMNILTFLLILCLPFTSCQEHRMYVDVNNLNLLVDETRLFKLVQIGEFNSTIQVRSQIQHPELVQFVPPVIEIPASSEPNDSVRLTYDICAYGKSPGHSEVAFNVTPSGVVNLDSVFVLVTVMHSNAIYIISYIMGWIYFAAWSVSFYPQIYINFKRKSVVGLNFDFLALNIMGFTMYSMFNCGLYFSKELQGEYFSRHPRSLNPVQLNDVFFSLHAMVATMLTIGQCLVYERENQRVSTSGRSILAGFSVVVVVSAGLASASTIHWLDFLYYCSYIKLCITLIKYVPQAYMNYKRKSTVGWSIGNVVLDSVGGSLSILQMTLNAYNYNDWISFFGDVTKFGLGLFSLIFDIFFILQHYVFYREDKECVGDTESDSSNDVLDMTRSVGSEYFLIRSWDGEEKKYDLDAKL, encoded by the exons ATAGCAAGGTGCACTAAGATGGCGTCGTCTGTATCAATGTGTCGGAGCGTCGCAGGAGGAAAATCTAGTCATAATTTGAACCATTTCACAATGAACATACTAAcgtttcttttaatattat GTTTGCCGTTCACATCATGCCAGGAGCACAGAATGTACGTGGACGTGAATAATCTGAATCTCCTTGTTGATGAAACACGGCTGTTTAAACTTGTACAAAT CGGTGAATTTAATTCGACGATTCAAGTGCGATCGCAAATCCAACATCCAGAACTAGTGCAATTCGTCCCCCCCGTCATCGAGATACCCGCTTCCAGCGAACCCAACGACTCAGTTCGCTTGACATACGATATATGCGCATATGGAAAGAGCCCGGGACATTCCGAAGTAGCGTTCAATGTTACGCCAAGTGGTGTGGTTAA CCTCGACTCTGTATTCGTCTTGGTAACAGTAATGCATTCAAACGCGATTTACATTATCTCGTATATAATGGGCTGGATCTACTTCGCCGCCTGGTCAGTTTCGTTCTACCCGCAAATATACATCAACTTCAAGAGGAAAAGCGTCGTCGGACTCAACTTCGACTTCCTTGCGCTCAATATCATGGGATTCACCATGTACTCCATGTTCAATTGTGGATTGTACTTCTCGAAGGAGTTACAG GGTGAATACTTCAGTCGTCACCCACGCAGCCTCAACCCCGTGCAGTTGAACGACGTGTTCTTTTCTCTGCACGCTATGGTGGCCACCATGCTCACCATCGGGCAGTGCCTGGTCTATGAG CGGGAGAACCAGCGAGTGTCAACATCTGGTAGAAGTATCCTGGCGGGCTTCTCCGTGGTGGTGGTGGTGAGTGCTGGTCTCGCCTCCGCCAGCACCATCCACTGGCTGGACTTCCTGTACTACTGCAGCTACATCAAACTGTGCATTACTCTCATCAAGTATGTCCCGCAg GCCTATATGAACTACAAACGCAAATCAACAGTAGGCTGGAGCATCGGTAATGTAGTGCTAGATTCCGTTGGTGGCTCTTTGTCTATACTGCAGATGACGCTCAACGCGTACAACTACAATGACTGGATATCGTTCTTCGGTGACGTCACCAAGTTTGGTCTGGGGCTATTCAGTCTCATCTTCGACATATTCTTCATCTTGCAGCACTATGTCTTCTACAG AGAGGACAAAGAGTGTGTAGGTGACACGGAAAGTGACAGTAGCAATGACGTATTGGATATGACAAGATCTGTGGGGAGTGAATACTTTTTGATTCGCAGCTG ggaTGGAGAGGAAAAGAAATACGATCTGGACGCGAAACTTTGA
- the LOC126977061 gene encoding cystinosin homolog isoform X2: protein MASSVSMCRSVAGGKSSHNLNHFTMNILTFLLILCLPFTSCQEHRMYVDVNNLNLLVDETRLFKLVQIGEFNSTIQVRSQIQHPELVQFVPPVIEIPASSEPNDSVRLTYDICAYGKSPGHSEVAFNVTPSGVVNLDSVFVLVTVMHSNAIYIISYIMGWIYFAAWSVSFYPQIYINFKRKSVVGLNFDFLALNIMGFTMYSMFNCGLYFSKELQGEYFSRHPRSLNPVQLNDVFFSLHAMVATMLTIGQCLVYERENQRVSTSGRSILAGFSVVVVVSAGLASASTIHWLDFLYYCSYIKLCITLIKYVPQAYMNYKRKSTVGWSIGNVVLDSVGGSLSILQMTLNAYNYNDWISFFGDVTKFGLGLFSLIFDIFFILQHYVFYRDGEEKKYDLDAKL from the exons ATGGCGTCGTCTGTATCAATGTGTCGGAGCGTCGCAGGAGGAAAATCTAGTCATAATTTGAACCATTTCACAATGAACATACTAAcgtttcttttaatattat GTTTGCCGTTCACATCATGCCAGGAGCACAGAATGTACGTGGACGTGAATAATCTGAATCTCCTTGTTGATGAAACACGGCTGTTTAAACTTGTACAAAT CGGTGAATTTAATTCGACGATTCAAGTGCGATCGCAAATCCAACATCCAGAACTAGTGCAATTCGTCCCCCCCGTCATCGAGATACCCGCTTCCAGCGAACCCAACGACTCAGTTCGCTTGACATACGATATATGCGCATATGGAAAGAGCCCGGGACATTCCGAAGTAGCGTTCAATGTTACGCCAAGTGGTGTGGTTAA CCTCGACTCTGTATTCGTCTTGGTAACAGTAATGCATTCAAACGCGATTTACATTATCTCGTATATAATGGGCTGGATCTACTTCGCCGCCTGGTCAGTTTCGTTCTACCCGCAAATATACATCAACTTCAAGAGGAAAAGCGTCGTCGGACTCAACTTCGACTTCCTTGCGCTCAATATCATGGGATTCACCATGTACTCCATGTTCAATTGTGGATTGTACTTCTCGAAGGAGTTACAG GGTGAATACTTCAGTCGTCACCCACGCAGCCTCAACCCCGTGCAGTTGAACGACGTGTTCTTTTCTCTGCACGCTATGGTGGCCACCATGCTCACCATCGGGCAGTGCCTGGTCTATGAG CGGGAGAACCAGCGAGTGTCAACATCTGGTAGAAGTATCCTGGCGGGCTTCTCCGTGGTGGTGGTGGTGAGTGCTGGTCTCGCCTCCGCCAGCACCATCCACTGGCTGGACTTCCTGTACTACTGCAGCTACATCAAACTGTGCATTACTCTCATCAAGTATGTCCCGCAg GCCTATATGAACTACAAACGCAAATCAACAGTAGGCTGGAGCATCGGTAATGTAGTGCTAGATTCCGTTGGTGGCTCTTTGTCTATACTGCAGATGACGCTCAACGCGTACAACTACAATGACTGGATATCGTTCTTCGGTGACGTCACCAAGTTTGGTCTGGGGCTATTCAGTCTCATCTTCGACATATTCTTCATCTTGCAGCACTATGTCTTCTACAG ggaTGGAGAGGAAAAGAAATACGATCTGGACGCGAAACTTTGA
- the LOC126977061 gene encoding cystinosin homolog isoform X4: MASSVSMCRSVAGGKSSHNLNHFTMNILTFLLILCLPFTSCQEHRMYVDVNNLNLLVDETRLFKLVQIGEFNSTIQVRSQIQHPELVQFVPPVIEIPASSEPNDSVRLTYDICAYGKSPGHSEVAFNVTPSGVVNLDSVFVLVTVMHSNAIYIISYIMGWIYFAAWSVSFYPQIYINFKRKSVVGLNFDFLALNIMGFTMYSMFNCGLYFSKELQGEYFSRHPRSLNPVQLNDVFFSLHAMVATMLTIGQCLVYERENQRVSTSGRSILAGFSVVVVVSAGLASASTIHWLDFLYYCSYIKLCITLIKYVPQAYMNYKRKSTVGWSIGNVVLDSVGGSLSILQMTLNAYNYNDWISFFGDVTKFGLGLFSLIFDIFFILQHYVFYREDKECVGDTESDSSNDVLDMTRSVGSEYFLIRSWDGEEKKYDLDAKL; this comes from the exons ATGGCGTCGTCTGTATCAATGTGTCGGAGCGTCGCAGGAGGAAAATCTAGTCATAATTTGAACCATTTCACAATGAACATACTAAcgtttcttttaatattat GTTTGCCGTTCACATCATGCCAGGAGCACAGAATGTACGTGGACGTGAATAATCTGAATCTCCTTGTTGATGAAACACGGCTGTTTAAACTTGTACAAAT CGGTGAATTTAATTCGACGATTCAAGTGCGATCGCAAATCCAACATCCAGAACTAGTGCAATTCGTCCCCCCCGTCATCGAGATACCCGCTTCCAGCGAACCCAACGACTCAGTTCGCTTGACATACGATATATGCGCATATGGAAAGAGCCCGGGACATTCCGAAGTAGCGTTCAATGTTACGCCAAGTGGTGTGGTTAA CCTCGACTCTGTATTCGTCTTGGTAACAGTAATGCATTCAAACGCGATTTACATTATCTCGTATATAATGGGCTGGATCTACTTCGCCGCCTGGTCAGTTTCGTTCTACCCGCAAATATACATCAACTTCAAGAGGAAAAGCGTCGTCGGACTCAACTTCGACTTCCTTGCGCTCAATATCATGGGATTCACCATGTACTCCATGTTCAATTGTGGATTGTACTTCTCGAAGGAGTTACAG GGTGAATACTTCAGTCGTCACCCACGCAGCCTCAACCCCGTGCAGTTGAACGACGTGTTCTTTTCTCTGCACGCTATGGTGGCCACCATGCTCACCATCGGGCAGTGCCTGGTCTATGAG CGGGAGAACCAGCGAGTGTCAACATCTGGTAGAAGTATCCTGGCGGGCTTCTCCGTGGTGGTGGTGGTGAGTGCTGGTCTCGCCTCCGCCAGCACCATCCACTGGCTGGACTTCCTGTACTACTGCAGCTACATCAAACTGTGCATTACTCTCATCAAGTATGTCCCGCAg GCCTATATGAACTACAAACGCAAATCAACAGTAGGCTGGAGCATCGGTAATGTAGTGCTAGATTCCGTTGGTGGCTCTTTGTCTATACTGCAGATGACGCTCAACGCGTACAACTACAATGACTGGATATCGTTCTTCGGTGACGTCACCAAGTTTGGTCTGGGGCTATTCAGTCTCATCTTCGACATATTCTTCATCTTGCAGCACTATGTCTTCTACAG AGAGGACAAAGAGTGTGTAGGTGACACGGAAAGTGACAGTAGCAATGACGTATTGGATATGACAAGATCTGTGGGGAGTGAATACTTTTTGATTCGCAGCTG ggaTGGAGAGGAAAAGAAATACGATCTGGACGCGAAACTTTGA
- the LOC126977061 gene encoding cystinosin homolog isoform X1: MASSVSMCRSVAGGKSSHNLNHFTMNILTFLLILCLPFTSCQEHRMYVDVNNLNLLVDETRLFKLVQIGEFNSTIQVRSQIQHPELVQFVPPVIEIPASSEPNDSVRLTYDICAYGKSPGHSEVAFNVTPSGVVNLDSVFVLVTVMHSNAIYIISYIMGWIYFAAWSVSFYPQIYINFKRKSVVGLNFDFLALNIMGFTMYSMFNCGLYFSKELQGEYFSRHPRSLNPVQLNDVFFSLHAMVATMLTIGQCLVYERENQRVSTSGRSILAGFSVVVVVSAGLASASTIHWLDFLYYCSYIKLCITLIKYVPQAYMNYKRKSTVGWSIGNVVLDSVGGSLSILQMTLNAYNYNDWISFFGDVTKFGLGLFSLIFDIFFILQHYVFYREVRYILLPGTNSKYEREDNDCHNTGVTSEGYQEQSNQDI; this comes from the exons ATGGCGTCGTCTGTATCAATGTGTCGGAGCGTCGCAGGAGGAAAATCTAGTCATAATTTGAACCATTTCACAATGAACATACTAAcgtttcttttaatattat GTTTGCCGTTCACATCATGCCAGGAGCACAGAATGTACGTGGACGTGAATAATCTGAATCTCCTTGTTGATGAAACACGGCTGTTTAAACTTGTACAAAT CGGTGAATTTAATTCGACGATTCAAGTGCGATCGCAAATCCAACATCCAGAACTAGTGCAATTCGTCCCCCCCGTCATCGAGATACCCGCTTCCAGCGAACCCAACGACTCAGTTCGCTTGACATACGATATATGCGCATATGGAAAGAGCCCGGGACATTCCGAAGTAGCGTTCAATGTTACGCCAAGTGGTGTGGTTAA CCTCGACTCTGTATTCGTCTTGGTAACAGTAATGCATTCAAACGCGATTTACATTATCTCGTATATAATGGGCTGGATCTACTTCGCCGCCTGGTCAGTTTCGTTCTACCCGCAAATATACATCAACTTCAAGAGGAAAAGCGTCGTCGGACTCAACTTCGACTTCCTTGCGCTCAATATCATGGGATTCACCATGTACTCCATGTTCAATTGTGGATTGTACTTCTCGAAGGAGTTACAG GGTGAATACTTCAGTCGTCACCCACGCAGCCTCAACCCCGTGCAGTTGAACGACGTGTTCTTTTCTCTGCACGCTATGGTGGCCACCATGCTCACCATCGGGCAGTGCCTGGTCTATGAG CGGGAGAACCAGCGAGTGTCAACATCTGGTAGAAGTATCCTGGCGGGCTTCTCCGTGGTGGTGGTGGTGAGTGCTGGTCTCGCCTCCGCCAGCACCATCCACTGGCTGGACTTCCTGTACTACTGCAGCTACATCAAACTGTGCATTACTCTCATCAAGTATGTCCCGCAg GCCTATATGAACTACAAACGCAAATCAACAGTAGGCTGGAGCATCGGTAATGTAGTGCTAGATTCCGTTGGTGGCTCTTTGTCTATACTGCAGATGACGCTCAACGCGTACAACTACAATGACTGGATATCGTTCTTCGGTGACGTCACCAAGTTTGGTCTGGGGCTATTCAGTCTCATCTTCGACATATTCTTCATCTTGCAGCACTATGTCTTCTACAG